A region from the Gemmatimonadaceae bacterium genome encodes:
- a CDS encoding undecaprenyl-diphosphate phosphatase, which produces MTIPPPHLLQAIPAAPAVAATTLSIGQSIMLGIVEGITEFLPVSSTAHLILATNALRLAETEFMKSFQIIIQFGAILSVVILYWQKFLNIEVLKKLVVAFIPTGIIGLTVYKILKQYLLGNIHVILTSLLVGGIILIIFERFSKREETDVDFSEITYGRALLIGLFQAIAIVPGVSRSAATIVGGMVLGISKRTIVEFSFMLAVPTMLAASGLELLKNHSAVSENIPALAVGFIISFLMAIVAIKSFLAYLKKRDFRAFGWYRVVLAIVYFFVFVR; this is translated from the coding sequence GTGACGATCCCGCCGCCGCACCTCCTGCAAGCCATTCCCGCCGCGCCCGCCGTTGCCGCGACCACGCTGTCGATCGGGCAATCGATCATGCTCGGCATCGTCGAAGGGATCACCGAATTCCTGCCGGTCTCGTCCACCGCGCATCTCATTCTCGCGACCAACGCGCTGCGATTGGCCGAGACGGAATTCATGAAGAGCTTTCAGATCATCATTCAGTTCGGCGCCATCCTGTCGGTCGTGATCCTGTACTGGCAGAAGTTCCTGAACATCGAGGTACTGAAGAAGCTCGTCGTGGCCTTCATCCCGACGGGCATCATTGGATTGACGGTTTATAAAATCCTCAAGCAATATCTTCTGGGAAACATTCACGTCATCCTGACGTCGCTGCTCGTGGGCGGCATCATCCTCATCATCTTCGAGCGCTTCAGCAAGCGCGAAGAGACGGACGTGGATTTCTCCGAGATCACGTATGGCCGTGCGCTGCTGATCGGTCTCTTCCAGGCGATCGCGATCGTGCCCGGCGTCTCGCGCTCCGCCGCGACGATCGTCGGCGGCATGGTGCTGGGCATCAGCAAGCGCACGATCGTCGAGTTCTCGTTCATGCTCGCCGTGCCCACCATGCTTGCCGCCAGCGGCCTCGAGCTCCTCAAGAACCATTCGGCCGTCTCCGAGAACATTCCCGCGCTCGCGGTGGGGTTCATTATCAGTTTCCTCATGGCCATCGTCGCGATCAAGTCGTTCCTGGCCTACCTGAAGAAGCGGGATTTCCGCGCGTTCGGCTGGTATCGCGTCGTGCTGGCGATCGTGTACTTCTTCGTGTTCGTGCGGTAA
- the bshA gene encoding N-acetyl-alpha-D-glucosaminyl L-malate synthase BshA codes for MKIGITCYPTYGGSGALATELGIALARRGHEIHFITYAQPFRLPAFSPRIYFHEVDVGRYPLFEYPPYDLALAVRMHEVVLDHGLDLLHCHYAIPHATSAWIAKEMLRTARPDIRVVTTLHGTDITIVGQDPSFRPITKFSIEKSDGLTAVSRYLQTETLTTFGCTACRIEVIPNFVDPEIYDRTRYTSILDEQVSSETRVLMHVSNFRPVKRVRDVVKIFHRVQEQLPAVLLMVGDGPDRVDAEAEARELGVHEKVFFLGKIDAVAPLLAGADLFLLPSKSESFGLSALEALASGVPVIGSNTGGLPEVVKQNETGVLCEVGDVEGMAAAAIDILRDEPRWRAMSYAGAADARARFSLDAIVAEYEAFYEHALSLPSLTQRAGSPDPRPTPT; via the coding sequence GTGAAGATCGGCATCACGTGCTATCCCACGTACGGCGGTTCAGGCGCGCTCGCGACCGAGCTGGGCATCGCGCTCGCCCGGCGCGGACACGAGATTCACTTCATCACCTACGCGCAGCCGTTCCGGCTGCCGGCATTCTCGCCGCGCATCTACTTCCACGAAGTGGACGTCGGACGCTATCCGCTGTTCGAGTATCCACCCTACGACCTCGCGCTCGCGGTGCGCATGCACGAGGTGGTGCTCGATCACGGGCTCGACCTGTTGCATTGCCACTATGCCATTCCGCACGCCACGAGCGCGTGGATCGCGAAGGAAATGCTGCGGACGGCGCGGCCGGACATTCGCGTCGTCACGACGCTGCACGGCACGGACATCACGATCGTCGGCCAGGATCCGTCGTTTCGGCCGATTACAAAATTCTCAATAGAAAAGTCTGATGGCCTGACCGCGGTGTCGCGCTATCTGCAGACCGAGACGCTCACCACGTTCGGGTGCACGGCCTGCCGCATCGAGGTCATTCCCAACTTCGTCGATCCCGAGATCTACGACCGCACGCGCTATACCTCGATCCTCGACGAACAGGTCTCGTCCGAGACGCGCGTGCTCATGCACGTCTCGAACTTCCGCCCCGTCAAGCGCGTGCGCGACGTCGTGAAGATCTTTCACCGCGTCCAGGAACAACTGCCCGCGGTGCTCCTCATGGTCGGCGACGGCCCCGACCGCGTGGACGCCGAAGCCGAAGCCCGCGAGCTCGGCGTCCACGAAAAAGTCTTCTTCCTCGGCAAGATCGACGCGGTCGCGCCGCTCCTTGCCGGCGCCGATCTGTTCCTGCTGCCGTCGAAGAGCGAGTCGTTCGGCTTGAGCGCGCTCGAAGCGCTGGCGTCCGGCGTGCCGGTCATCGGCTCGAATACCGGCGGGCTGCCCGAAGTCGTGAAGCAGAATGAGACCGGCGTGTTGTGCGAGGTCGGCGACGTCGAAGGGATGGCGGCCGCCGCGATCGACATCCTGCGCGACGAGCCGCGCTGGCGCGCCATGAGCTACGCCGGCGCCGCCGACGCGCGCGCACGGTTTTCGCTCGACGCGATCGTCGCCGAATACGAAGCCTTCTACGAACACGCCTTGTCTCTGCCGTCGCTCACGCAACGCGCCGGCAGCCCCGACCCCCGACCCACGCCGACGTGA
- the miaA gene encoding tRNA (adenosine(37)-N6)-dimethylallyltransferase MiaA: MLVICGPTAAGKTAIALRLAEETPSLVVSADSRQVYRGFDVGTAKPTREELAGVPHRGIDVANPTSRYTAALWAQRADAWIAEAIAEGRRPIVVGGTGLYVRALFEGLFEEPPLDVERRRRLEAIIGALPVDELRRWAMQLDPGRAHLGRTQLLRSIEIALLTGRRLSELHRERPRSTRWRPRYLVVDPGPALADRIGARIDEMLDHGWPDEVRRLMQTIPADAPAWNATGYDVVRRLVRGELTRDAARNQILIDTRQYAKRQRTWFRHQLPEGSVTRVNPLTDGWRAIVREWSRPK; encoded by the coding sequence GTGCTCGTCATTTGCGGACCGACGGCGGCGGGGAAGACCGCGATCGCGCTCCGGCTCGCCGAGGAGACGCCGTCGCTCGTCGTGAGCGCCGATTCGCGCCAGGTATATCGCGGCTTCGACGTCGGCACCGCGAAGCCGACGCGCGAAGAGCTCGCCGGTGTCCCGCACCGCGGCATCGACGTCGCCAACCCAACCTCGCGCTACACGGCCGCACTCTGGGCACAGCGCGCGGACGCATGGATCGCCGAGGCGATCGCGGAGGGACGGCGGCCAATCGTCGTCGGCGGTACGGGACTCTACGTGCGCGCGTTGTTCGAGGGCTTGTTCGAGGAGCCACCGCTCGACGTCGAACGCCGCCGCCGGCTCGAGGCAATCATCGGCGCGTTGCCTGTCGACGAACTGCGCCGTTGGGCGATGCAACTCGATCCCGGCCGCGCGCATCTCGGACGCACGCAACTGCTGCGGTCGATCGAGATCGCGCTCCTCACCGGACGCCGGCTGAGCGAATTGCATCGCGAGCGGCCGCGGTCGACCCGTTGGCGCCCGCGCTATCTTGTGGTGGATCCCGGCCCCGCGCTCGCCGACCGAATTGGTGCGCGCATCGACGAGATGCTCGATCACGGCTGGCCAGACGAGGTGCGGCGCTTGATGCAGACGATTCCGGCGGACGCGCCGGCCTGGAACGCGACCGGATACGACGTCGTGCGACGGTTGGTGCGCGGCGAGCTGACTCGCGACGCGGCGCGCAATCAGATCCTGATCGATACGCGACAGTACGCCAAGCGGCAGCGCACGTGGTTTCGGCATCAGCTGCCCGAAGGCTCGGTCACGCGCGTGAACCCGCTCACCGACGGTTGGCGCGCGATCGTGCGCGAGTGGAGCCGCCCCAAGTGA